A single window of Dermacentor albipictus isolate Rhodes 1998 colony chromosome 1, USDA_Dalb.pri_finalv2, whole genome shotgun sequence DNA harbors:
- the LOC135916984 gene encoding calmodulin-like, with translation MKGSSSSHSPPRGGQKPTTTIASKAPPPPKAPGSSALKPNAGGPSTSGASGSGSSKGLPKGIRKDTAPSGGGAGGGGRAAHDVAVSQLPDDMIAELREAFALFDKDGNGAISTKELGTMMRALGQNPTEAELKDMVAEVDTDGNGTVEFPEFLAMMTKKARAADTEEEIREAFKVFDRDGNGFITAAELRHVMTTLGEKLTNEEVDAMIREADTDGDGQINYDEFVALMTSS, from the exons ATGAAGGGATCCTCGTCATCACACTCGCCCCCTAGAGGAGGCCAAAAACCGACCACCACCATTGCTTCAaaggcgccgccgccgccgaaagctccAGGGAGCAGTGCACTTAAACCGAATGCCGGCGGCCCGAGTACCAGCGGTGCCagtggcagcggcagcagcaaaggTCTGCCCAAGGGCATCAGAAAGGACACCGCACCGAGCGGTGGTGGCGCTGGAGGTGGTGGCCGAGCGGCGCATGACGTGGCCGTGTCGCAGCTCCCCGACGACATGATCGCGGAGCTCCGCGAGGCGTTTGCCCTGTTCGACAAGGATGGCAACGGCGCGATCAGCACAAAGGAGCTGGGCACCATGATGCGCGCCCTCGGCCAGAACCCTACCGAGGCTGAGCTCAAAGACATGGTCGCCGAGGTGGACACTGACGGCAACGGCACCGTGGAGTTTCCCGAGTTTCTCGCCATGATGACCAAGAAGGCGCGCGCAGCGGACACGGAAGAAGAGATCCGCGAGGCGTTCAAG GTCTTTGACAGAGACGGGAACGGCTTCATCACCGCAGCCGAGTTGCGCCACGTCATGACAACATTGGGCGAGAAACTGACGAACGAAGAAGTCGACGCAATGATACGGGAAGCTGACACGGATGGAGACGGCCAAATTAACTACGACGAGTTTGTTGCACTAATGACATCCTCGTAA